A region from the Mycolicibacterium litorale genome encodes:
- the hemW gene encoding radical SAM family heme chaperone HemW translates to MTVRSAPVRVPALAATPGRPFGVYIHVPFCATRCGYCDFNTYTPAEAGGANPDGWLTAMRQELALAARTLGSPPPVQTVFVGGGTPSLLGGAGLRAVLDAVRDHFDLAPGAEITTEANPESSGPELFDALLAAGYTRVSLGMQSIARHVLTVLDRLHSPGRALAAAGEARAAGFGHVNLDLIYGTPGETDDDLRRSVDAAVAAGVDHVSAYALVVEDGTALARRVRRGEVAAPDDDVLAARYELLDARLGEAGFGWYEVSNWARPGGECRHNLGYWAGGEWWGAGPGAHGYLGDTRWWNVKHPNAYAAVLAESSLPVADFEILDPDARHTEDVMLRLRLRSGLPLESLTVQERGRVGGVVADGLAEVDGTRLILTDRGRLLADGVVRTLLAD, encoded by the coding sequence GTGACCGTTCGATCCGCACCCGTCCGCGTGCCGGCGCTGGCCGCGACGCCGGGCCGGCCGTTCGGCGTCTACATCCACGTGCCGTTCTGCGCGACGCGCTGCGGGTACTGCGACTTCAACACCTACACCCCGGCCGAGGCCGGGGGTGCGAACCCCGACGGCTGGTTGACCGCGATGCGCCAGGAGTTGGCCCTGGCCGCCCGCACGCTGGGGTCGCCCCCGCCGGTGCAGACGGTCTTCGTCGGGGGTGGCACACCGTCGCTGCTGGGCGGCGCCGGCCTGCGCGCGGTGCTGGACGCCGTGCGCGACCACTTCGACCTGGCGCCCGGCGCGGAGATCACCACCGAGGCCAACCCCGAGTCGTCGGGACCTGAACTGTTCGACGCGCTGCTGGCCGCCGGCTACACGCGGGTGTCGCTGGGCATGCAGTCGATCGCCCGCCACGTCCTGACGGTGCTGGACCGGTTGCACTCGCCGGGGCGTGCGCTGGCCGCGGCGGGCGAGGCGCGCGCAGCCGGTTTCGGCCACGTCAACCTCGACCTCATCTACGGCACACCGGGGGAGACCGACGACGATCTGCGCCGTTCCGTCGACGCCGCGGTGGCGGCCGGGGTCGATCACGTCTCGGCCTACGCGCTGGTGGTCGAGGACGGGACGGCGCTGGCGCGGCGCGTGCGGCGCGGCGAGGTGGCCGCCCCCGACGACGACGTACTGGCGGCGCGGTACGAACTGCTCGACGCACGACTGGGTGAGGCCGGCTTCGGCTGGTACGAGGTCTCCAACTGGGCCAGACCCGGCGGCGAGTGCCGCCACAACCTCGGCTACTGGGCCGGCGGGGAGTGGTGGGGCGCCGGACCGGGTGCGCACGGCTACCTCGGTGACACGCGATGGTGGAACGTCAAACATCCCAACGCGTATGCGGCGGTACTCGCCGAGAGTTCGCTGCCCGTCGCTGATTTCGAGATCCTCGACCCGGACGCGCGGCACACCGAGGACGTGATGCTGCGGTTGCGGCTGCGCAGCGGGCTGCCGCTGGAGTCGCTCACCGTGCAGGAGCGGGGTCGCGTCGGCGGCGTGGTCGCCGACGGTCTGGCGGAGGTCGACGGCACCCGGCTGATCCTCACCGACCGGGGACGGTTGCTGGCCGACGGAGTGGTGCGCACGCTGCTCGCCGATTAG
- a CDS encoding nitrite/sulfite reductase translates to MTETPAQAKPRPAKPAKRPRGEGQWALGYREPLNANEQAKKDDNPLNVRARIENIYAKGGFDSIDKGDLRGRFRWWGLYTQRKPGYDGTWTGDENTDMLEDSYFMLRVRCDGGALSARALRTLGEISTEFARDTADISDRENVQYHWIRVEDMPEIWKRLDAVGLQTTEACGDCPRVVLGSPLAGESLDEVIDGTPAIDEIVRRYIGKPEYSNLPRKFKTAISGLQDVVHEVNDVAFIGVNHPEHGPGFDLWVGGGLSTNPMLGQRVGAWVPLDEVPDVWEGVVSVFRDYGYRRLRSKARLKFLIKDWGVEKFRDVLETEYLKRPMIDGPAPDPVVRPIDHVGVQKLKNGLNAVGVAPIAGRVSGTILQKVADLAEAAGSDRIRFTPYQKLIVLDVPDDKLDELRAGLDAVGLPSQPSHWRRNLMACTGIEFCKLSFAETRKRSQTLVPDLEKRLEDINAQLDVPVTVNINGCPNSCARIQVADIGFKGQMVSDDTGGDPVEGFQVHLGGSLGLDSGFGRKLRQHKVLSTELGDYIERVVRNFVKQREHGERFATWALRADEADLR, encoded by the coding sequence ATGACCGAGACTCCGGCCCAGGCCAAGCCTCGTCCCGCCAAGCCTGCCAAACGTCCCCGCGGCGAGGGCCAGTGGGCGCTGGGCTACCGCGAACCGCTCAACGCCAACGAGCAGGCGAAGAAGGACGACAACCCGCTCAACGTCCGCGCGCGCATCGAGAACATCTACGCCAAGGGCGGCTTCGACAGCATCGACAAGGGTGACCTGCGCGGCCGGTTCCGCTGGTGGGGTCTGTACACCCAGCGCAAACCCGGGTACGACGGCACCTGGACCGGTGACGAGAACACCGACATGCTCGAGGACTCGTACTTCATGCTGCGCGTGCGCTGCGACGGCGGCGCGCTGTCGGCCAGGGCGCTGCGCACGCTGGGCGAGATCTCGACCGAGTTCGCCCGCGACACCGCCGACATCTCCGACCGCGAGAACGTCCAGTACCACTGGATCCGGGTCGAGGACATGCCGGAGATCTGGAAGCGCCTCGACGCCGTCGGCCTGCAGACCACCGAGGCGTGCGGCGACTGCCCGCGCGTCGTGCTCGGCTCCCCACTCGCCGGTGAGTCTCTCGACGAGGTCATCGACGGCACACCTGCGATAGACGAGATCGTCCGCCGCTACATCGGCAAGCCCGAGTACTCGAACCTGCCGCGCAAGTTCAAGACCGCGATCTCCGGACTGCAGGACGTCGTGCACGAGGTCAACGACGTCGCGTTCATCGGCGTCAACCATCCCGAGCACGGCCCCGGTTTCGACCTGTGGGTCGGCGGTGGCCTGTCGACGAACCCGATGCTCGGCCAGCGCGTCGGCGCATGGGTGCCGCTCGACGAGGTGCCCGACGTGTGGGAGGGCGTCGTGAGCGTCTTCCGCGACTACGGGTACCGCCGGCTGCGTTCGAAGGCCCGCCTCAAGTTCCTGATCAAGGACTGGGGCGTCGAGAAGTTCAGGGACGTTCTCGAAACCGAGTACCTGAAGCGTCCGATGATCGACGGCCCGGCGCCGGATCCGGTGGTCCGCCCCATCGACCACGTCGGCGTCCAGAAGCTCAAGAACGGGCTCAACGCCGTCGGCGTCGCACCGATCGCCGGCCGCGTGTCGGGCACCATCCTGCAGAAGGTGGCCGACCTCGCCGAGGCCGCCGGCTCCGACCGCATCCGCTTCACGCCCTATCAGAAGCTGATCGTCCTCGACGTGCCCGACGACAAGCTCGACGAACTGCGCGCCGGCCTCGACGCCGTCGGCCTGCCGTCGCAGCCGTCGCACTGGCGGCGCAACCTGATGGCCTGCACCGGCATCGAGTTCTGCAAGCTGAGCTTCGCCGAGACCCGCAAGCGCAGCCAGACCCTGGTGCCGGATCTGGAGAAGCGGCTGGAGGACATCAACGCCCAGCTCGACGTGCCGGTGACCGTCAACATCAACGGCTGCCCCAACTCGTGCGCACGCATCCAGGTCGCCGACATCGGCTTCAAGGGTCAGATGGTCAGCGATGACACAGGCGGCGACCCCGTGGAGGGTTTCCAGGTCCACCTCGGCGGCAGCCTCGGCCTGGACAGCGGTTTCGGCCGCAAGCTGCGTCAGCACAAGGTGCTGTCGACCGAACTCGGTGACTACATCGAGCGAGTGGTTCGCAACTTCGTGAAACAACGCGAGCACGGTGAGCGTTTCGCTACCTGGGCGCTACGCGCCGACGAAGCGGATTTGAGGTGA
- a CDS encoding phosphoadenylyl-sulfate reductase produces the protein MTDLLSDIDLQQLAERGAAELGPDASAVDLLRWTDENFAGNYVVASNMQDAVLVDMAAKVRPGVDVLFLDTGYHFAETIGTRDAVQAVYDVNVVNVAPERTVAEQDALLGKDLFAREPNQCCRLRKVEPLTKALRGYSAWVTGIRRVEAPTRANAPLISWDKAFRLVKINPIAAWSDEDMQAYIDANGVLVNPLVDEGYPSIGCAPCTAKPIEGADPRSGRWAGTGKIECGLHQS, from the coding sequence ATGACTGACCTGCTCTCCGACATCGACCTGCAGCAGCTGGCCGAACGCGGCGCCGCCGAACTCGGACCCGACGCGTCGGCGGTCGACCTGCTGCGCTGGACCGACGAGAATTTCGCCGGCAACTACGTCGTCGCCTCGAACATGCAGGACGCGGTGCTCGTCGACATGGCCGCCAAGGTCCGGCCCGGTGTCGACGTCCTGTTCCTCGACACCGGTTACCACTTCGCCGAGACCATCGGCACCCGGGACGCGGTGCAGGCGGTGTACGACGTCAACGTCGTCAACGTCGCCCCGGAGCGGACCGTCGCCGAACAGGACGCGCTGCTCGGTAAGGACCTGTTCGCCCGCGAACCCAACCAGTGCTGCCGGCTGCGCAAGGTCGAGCCGTTGACCAAGGCGCTGCGCGGCTATTCGGCGTGGGTCACCGGCATCCGCCGCGTCGAGGCCCCCACCCGCGCGAACGCCCCGCTGATCAGCTGGGACAAGGCGTTCCGGCTGGTGAAGATCAACCCGATCGCGGCCTGGTCCGACGAGGACATGCAGGCCTACATCGACGCCAACGGTGTGCTGGTCAATCCCCTGGTCGACGAGGGCTACCCGTCGATCGGCTGCGCGCCCTGCACGGCCAAGCCGATCGAGGGCGCCGATCCGCGCAGCGGACGCTGGGCGGGCACCGGCAAGATCGAATGCGGGCTGCACCAGTCTTGA
- a CDS encoding sirohydrochlorin chelatase produces the protein MRAAPVLSTLVLTAHGSADPRSAAVTHAVAGRIRRLRPWLDVRAAFLEQTQPALPDVLAQTRDATVVPFLLADAYHARVDIPAVIDAVDRPVRTAAVLGEDPALLTVARLRLSEAGVSPYDPDLGVIAVAVGSSRPAANARTSTVASALADGTRWAGARVAFATGPHANLADSADALRQTGARRLVIVPWFLAHGRITDRVAEYAAREGISMAEPLGSHNLVAATVLDRFDEVTAARAAA, from the coding sequence ATGCGGGCTGCACCAGTCTTGAGCACCCTGGTTCTGACCGCGCACGGCAGCGCCGACCCGCGGTCGGCGGCGGTCACGCATGCGGTGGCCGGGCGGATCCGGCGGCTGCGGCCGTGGCTGGACGTGCGGGCGGCATTCCTCGAGCAGACCCAACCGGCGCTGCCCGATGTGCTGGCTCAGACCCGCGACGCCACCGTCGTCCCGTTCCTGTTGGCCGACGCCTATCACGCGCGCGTCGACATCCCCGCCGTCATCGACGCGGTGGACCGACCGGTGCGGACCGCTGCCGTGCTGGGTGAGGATCCGGCACTGCTGACGGTGGCGCGGCTGCGGCTGAGCGAGGCCGGGGTCTCCCCCTACGACCCGGACCTCGGCGTGATCGCCGTCGCCGTCGGGTCGTCGCGACCGGCCGCCAACGCCAGGACGTCGACGGTCGCCTCGGCGCTCGCTGACGGTACCCGGTGGGCGGGTGCGCGGGTCGCGTTCGCGACCGGTCCGCACGCCAACCTGGCCGACAGCGCCGACGCGTTGCGGCAGACGGGCGCTCGCCGGCTGGTGATCGTGCCGTGGTTCCTCGCCCACGGCCGCATCACGGACCGAGTCGCCGAATACGCTGCGCGCGAAGGGATCTCGATGGCCGAGCCGCTGGGGTCGCACAATCTGGTCGCGGCCACGGTGCTCGACCGCTTCGACGAGGTGACCGCAGCGCGCGCAGCCGCCTGA